The following DNA comes from Candidatus Desulfatibia profunda.
GCCGGAGGCGGAACCGGGGGACATCTTTTTCCGGGCATCGCCATCGCTCAGGAGTTTGCGGCCAGGAATCCAGATACCAAGGTCCTGTTTGTCGGCACGGGCAAACCCTTTGAAATTTCGGTTCTATCTGAACTGGGTTTCAAACATGAGAAAATTACAGCCGAAGGCATCAAAGGACGGGGGCTGGTAAAGCAGATCGTATCCATCTGCAAAATTCCCAAGGGCATCTGTGAATCGATCCTGATCCTCAGACGCTTCAACCCGGATCTGGTCGTCGGTGTCGGCGGATACGCTGCCGGACCTCTGGTCATGGCTGCCTGGCTTCTTCGGATTCACATCGCCCTCCATGAGCAGAATATTCTCATGGGAATTACCAACCGGGTCCTGTCCTGTCTGGCAGACCGGATATTTGTTTCTTTTGAACATACGCCTTTGGCCATGAAAAGGTCCAACGTTCGTATTAGCGGCAATCCCGTCCGCCGGGAAATACTGCAAAGCGCCGGCAATCAAAACACACGCACGGTTGAATCTTTCGGCAAACAGCGCCCTTTTACGATACTGATCATCGGCGGCAGTCAAGGCGCCCACGGCATCAACCTGGCGGTAATGGAAGCTGTCGGGCACATCAAGGAAAAAGAAGCGTTCTTTTTCATTCATCAAACCGGACCTAAGGATGAAATCACGGTTCAAAACGCCTATCGGCGCAGCGGCATTGCCGCCGAGGTCCAA
Coding sequences within:
- the murG gene encoding undecaprenyldiphospho-muramoylpentapeptide beta-N-acetylglucosaminyltransferase; the encoded protein is MTEKNHTHRTHPALSIVIAGGGTGGHLFPGIAIAQEFAARNPDTKVLFVGTGKPFEISVLSELGFKHEKITAEGIKGRGLVKQIVSICKIPKGICESILILRRFNPDLVVGVGGYAAGPLVMAAWLLRIHIALHEQNILMGITNRVLSCLADRIFVSFEHTPLAMKRSNVRISGNPVRREILQSAGNQNTRTVESFGKQRPFTILIIGGSQGAHGINLAVMEAVGHIKEKEAFFFIHQTGPKDEITVQNAYRRSGIAAEVQAFFPDMARQYQQADLVICRAGATTVAEITAVGKGVVFVPFPFAADNHQVLNARTLADAGAAEMILQQDLNGRILADKIEYFASNPEALNRMASRAKSLGRPDAAAMIVDDCYRLVNSSNQLTI